In the Scyliorhinus torazame isolate Kashiwa2021f chromosome 4, sScyTor2.1, whole genome shotgun sequence genome, one interval contains:
- the dedd gene encoding death effector domain-containing protein isoform X2, translating to MADAKGSGQQWPEEQVNSEHGLYSLHRMFQIVGAQLTHRDVRVLSFLFVDVIEDYERGMIRSGRDFFLALERQGRCDETNFRQVLQLLRIITRHDLLPYVTLKRRKTVSPDPVDKYLEDTSVTYVMPRTLAATRGGDYGKSGSPHRLLCCAPTARQPLRQRVFRGRAPSHNRGKRKKSATTEPNEKQTCDIRLRVRAEYCQHETALEGNVFSNKPDPLERQFERFSQANTILKSRDLGSIICDIKFSELTYLDAFWRDYINGSLLEALKGVFITDSLKQAVGHEAIKLLVNVDEDDYAAGRQRLLRNLMLQHAP from the exons ATGGCCGATGCCAAGGGGAGCGGCCAGCAGTGGCCGGAGGAGCAGGTCAACAGTGAGCACGGGCTGTACTCTCTGCACCGGATGTTCCAGATTGTGGGCGCCCAGCTGACACACCGGGATGTGCGGGTGCTCTCCTTCCTCTTCGTCGATGTCATTGAGGACTACGAGCGCGGCATGATCCGCAGCGGACGGGACTTCTTCCTCGCGCTGGAGCGCCAGGGCCGCTGCGACGAGACGAACTTCCGGCAGGTGCTCCAGCTCCTGCGCATCATCACTCGGCATGATCTCCTGCCCTACGTCACGCTCAAGCGCAGGAAGACAG TTTCTCCAGATCCAGTAGACAAATATCTCGAGGACACGTCAGTAACCTACGTAATGCCAAGGACATTGGCAGCAACCAGAGGGGGAGATTACGGCAAATCAG GCTCCCCCCACCGCTTGCTGTGTTGTGCACCCACAGCAAGGCAGCCCCTCCGACAGAGAGTGTTTCGGGGCAGAGCCCCATCACACAATCGGGGCAAGCGGAAGAAATCAGCCACCACGGAGCCCAACGAGAAGCAAACTTGCG ATATCCGCCTGCGGGTACGAGCCGAGTACTGCCAGCACGAGACCGCGCTGGAGGGGAACGTCTTCTCCAACAAGCCCGATCCTCTGGAGCGGCAGTTTGAACGTTTCTCCCAGGCCAACACCATCCTGAAATCCCGGGACCTGGGCTCCATCATCTGCGACATCAAGTTCTCCGAGCTGACCTACCTCGATGCCTTCTGGCGGGACTACATCAACGGCTCACTGCTCGAGGCCCTTAAGGGCGTCTTCATCACCGACTCTTTGAAGCAGGCGGTGGGTCACGAGGCCATCAAGCTGCTGGTCAATGTCGATGAGGACGATTATGCGGCCGGCCGTCAGAGGCTCCTACGGAATCTGATGCTTCAGCACGCGCCCTGA
- the dedd gene encoding death effector domain-containing protein isoform X1, which yields MADAKGSGQQWPEEQVNSEHGLYSLHRMFQIVGAQLTHRDVRVLSFLFVDVIEDYERGMIRSGRDFFLALERQGRCDETNFRQVLQLLRIITRHDLLPYVTLKRRKTVSPDPVDKYLEDTSVTYVMPRTLAATRGGDYGKSGTHGSPHRLLCCAPTARQPLRQRVFRGRAPSHNRGKRKKSATTEPNEKQTCDIRLRVRAEYCQHETALEGNVFSNKPDPLERQFERFSQANTILKSRDLGSIICDIKFSELTYLDAFWRDYINGSLLEALKGVFITDSLKQAVGHEAIKLLVNVDEDDYAAGRQRLLRNLMLQHAP from the exons ATGGCCGATGCCAAGGGGAGCGGCCAGCAGTGGCCGGAGGAGCAGGTCAACAGTGAGCACGGGCTGTACTCTCTGCACCGGATGTTCCAGATTGTGGGCGCCCAGCTGACACACCGGGATGTGCGGGTGCTCTCCTTCCTCTTCGTCGATGTCATTGAGGACTACGAGCGCGGCATGATCCGCAGCGGACGGGACTTCTTCCTCGCGCTGGAGCGCCAGGGCCGCTGCGACGAGACGAACTTCCGGCAGGTGCTCCAGCTCCTGCGCATCATCACTCGGCATGATCTCCTGCCCTACGTCACGCTCAAGCGCAGGAAGACAG TTTCTCCAGATCCAGTAGACAAATATCTCGAGGACACGTCAGTAACCTACGTAATGCCAAGGACATTGGCAGCAACCAGAGGGGGAGATTACGGCAAATCAGGTACTCATG GCTCCCCCCACCGCTTGCTGTGTTGTGCACCCACAGCAAGGCAGCCCCTCCGACAGAGAGTGTTTCGGGGCAGAGCCCCATCACACAATCGGGGCAAGCGGAAGAAATCAGCCACCACGGAGCCCAACGAGAAGCAAACTTGCG ATATCCGCCTGCGGGTACGAGCCGAGTACTGCCAGCACGAGACCGCGCTGGAGGGGAACGTCTTCTCCAACAAGCCCGATCCTCTGGAGCGGCAGTTTGAACGTTTCTCCCAGGCCAACACCATCCTGAAATCCCGGGACCTGGGCTCCATCATCTGCGACATCAAGTTCTCCGAGCTGACCTACCTCGATGCCTTCTGGCGGGACTACATCAACGGCTCACTGCTCGAGGCCCTTAAGGGCGTCTTCATCACCGACTCTTTGAAGCAGGCGGTGGGTCACGAGGCCATCAAGCTGCTGGTCAATGTCGATGAGGACGATTATGCGGCCGGCCGTCAGAGGCTCCTACGGAATCTGATGCTTCAGCACGCGCCCTGA